In one Elusimicrobiota bacterium genomic region, the following are encoded:
- a CDS encoding tetratricopeptide repeat protein, which yields MIKPAAETPRSWIFGLLLIAMTFGVFWPALTHDFVNLDDWYYVTGNAHVRGGLSLSLVGWAFRAVEADNWYPLTFISHALDVQLFGLQPWGHHLMNLLIHAANAVLLFMALRRMTRDAWRSAFVAAIFAVHPLQVESVAWVAERKNLLSSCFILIALWRYGLYAERPTRSRYAAVLLSFVAAILAKAVAVTLPCLLLLLDYWPLGRFRRGWRPLFVEKLPLFGVAAAAGLAALHHARLARLGELPLHLRVSNVLVSGTLYLRKAVWPSALSVHYPYYLDSLSLKAVLGALLLLAVISLAAVRLRSRQPAWLAGWLWFLITLAPMVGLLQVGDRAMADHYAYIPLIGLAIMAAWAIPPGTAGRGVGAASLAAVVLLPAFMIAAGLQLRFWRNSVVLWEHALSVNSDDPVALRYLGLAFYEQGKTAQSITQFRRALELDPAFAEAHNNLGVALAAQGDLAQAAAQLRRALELSPRYAKAHNNLGMLLAAQGALAGAAVEFAAAAQADPDLAEARENLAQVQARLGGKARP from the coding sequence ATGATCAAACCTGCCGCCGAGACGCCGCGCTCCTGGATATTCGGCCTGCTTCTGATCGCCATGACATTCGGGGTCTTCTGGCCGGCGTTGACCCATGATTTCGTCAATCTCGACGACTGGTATTATGTGACGGGCAATGCCCATGTCCGCGGCGGCTTGAGCCTGTCCTTGGTCGGCTGGGCGTTCCGAGCCGTGGAGGCGGACAATTGGTATCCGCTGACCTTCATCTCCCATGCGCTCGACGTGCAACTCTTCGGTCTCCAGCCCTGGGGCCACCATCTCATGAATCTCCTGATCCACGCGGCCAACGCCGTGCTGCTGTTCATGGCCCTGCGCCGCATGACTCGCGACGCTTGGCGCAGCGCCTTCGTGGCGGCGATCTTCGCGGTCCATCCCCTGCAGGTCGAATCGGTGGCCTGGGTCGCCGAACGCAAGAACCTTCTCAGCTCCTGCTTCATCCTGATCGCGCTCTGGCGCTACGGCCTTTACGCGGAGAGGCCCACCAGGAGCCGCTACGCGGCGGTCCTCCTCTCTTTCGTCGCCGCCATACTCGCCAAGGCGGTGGCGGTCACCTTGCCCTGCCTGTTGCTGCTGCTGGACTACTGGCCGTTGGGCCGTTTCCGCAGAGGCTGGCGGCCGTTGTTCGTGGAAAAATTACCCCTCTTCGGCGTGGCGGCCGCCGCCGGTCTCGCGGCCCTTCATCACGCTCGCCTGGCGCGCCTGGGAGAGCTGCCGCTCCATTTGAGGGTGTCCAACGTCCTCGTCTCCGGCACGCTCTATCTGCGCAAGGCCGTCTGGCCCAGCGCTCTGTCGGTGCACTATCCGTATTACCTCGACTCTCTCAGCCTCAAGGCCGTCCTCGGCGCGCTGCTTCTGCTCGCCGTCATAAGCCTGGCTGCGGTCCGCCTGCGGTCAAGGCAGCCGGCTTGGCTTGCGGGCTGGCTATGGTTCTTGATCACGCTGGCCCCGATGGTCGGCCTGCTCCAGGTGGGCGACCGCGCCATGGCCGACCATTATGCCTATATTCCCCTCATCGGACTGGCCATCATGGCGGCATGGGCCATCCCTCCGGGGACTGCCGGGCGCGGCGTGGGCGCCGCGAGTCTGGCGGCTGTCGTCTTGCTCCCGGCCTTCATGATCGCGGCTGGCCTGCAGCTGCGCTTCTGGCGCAACAGCGTCGTGCTCTGGGAGCACGCGCTCTCCGTAAACTCGGATGATCCCGTCGCCCTCCGCTATCTCGGCTTGGCGTTCTATGAGCAAGGCAAGACCGCGCAGTCCATCACCCAGTTCCGCCGCGCTCTGGAGCTCGATCCCGCTTTTGCGGAGGCGCACAACAATCTGGGAGTCGCCTTGGCCGCGCAAGGAGACCTGGCGCAGGCGGCCGCGCAGCTGCGCCGCGCCCTGGAGCTGTCCCCGCGCTACGCCAAGGCGCACAACAATCTGGGGATGCTGTTGGCCGCGCAAGGCGCACTGGCCGGCGCCGCCGTTGAGTTCGCGGCGGCCGCGCAGGCCGATCCGGATCTGGCGGAGGCGCGGGAAAACCTG